The proteins below come from a single Aegilops tauschii subsp. strangulata cultivar AL8/78 chromosome 6, Aet v6.0, whole genome shotgun sequence genomic window:
- the LOC109775679 gene encoding zinc finger A20 and AN1 domain-containing stress-associated protein 12-like, with protein sequence MAHGQESSPTQAAGAGAATLCANGCGFYGSAATENMCSKCYRDHLKATDTAAPGPAVEGETKIKADDVANLAFNLKTSLSLQDHSAAAAAEAPTAEAPAAEAPAKKPTRCMACKKKVGLLGFVCRCGGTFCSLHRYVDGHACNFDYKKVDREKIAQQNPLVVAPKIHNKI encoded by the coding sequence ATGGCGCACGGGCAGGAGTCGTCGCCGACGCAGGCAGCCGGCGCCGGGGCCGCCACGCTGTGCGCGAACGGCTGCGGGTTCTATGGGAGCGCCGCGACCGAGAACATGTGCTCCAAGTGCTACCGCGACCACCTCAAGGCCACCGACACGGCTGCCCCCGGCCCCGCCGTCGAGGGGGAGACGAAGATCAAGGCCGACGACGTGGCCAACCTCGCCTTCAACCTCAAGACGTCGCTTAGCCTGCAGGATCACTCTGCAGCTGCCGCCGCCGAGGCGCCGACCGCCGAGGCACCAGCGGCCGAGGCGCCGGCGAAGAAGCCGACCAGGTGCATGGCGTGCAAGAAGAAGGTGGGGCTGCTGGGGTTCGTGTGCCGGTGCGGCGGCACCTTCTGCTCGCTGCACCGCTACGTGGACGGGCATGCGTGCAACTTCGACTACAAGAAGGTCGACCGTGAGAAGATCGCGCAGCAGAACCCTCTCGTCGTGGCACCCAAGATCCACAACAAGATTTGA
- the LOC141026245 gene encoding uncharacterized protein, with amino-acid sequence MAGSHNDINVLQRSQVFARLGEGHSPHVNFEINDHQYNKGYYLADGIYPRWSTFVKTISNPQCEKRKRFSQMQEIARKDVERAFGVLQSRWGIVRNPALTWDEGKLWEVMTACVIVHNMIVKDERDDRIFDQGFDFQGGNVEPLREEPATFEQFVQFYRELRDWHTHFGFSK; translated from the coding sequence ATGGCAGGTTCTCACAATGATATCAATGTGTTGCAGCGTTCTCAAGTCTTCGCAAGGCTTGGAGAAGGCCACTCCCCACATGTCAACTTTGAGATCAACGACCACCAGTACAACAAGGGATACTATCTAGCTGATGGTATATATCCTCGGTGGTCAACTTTTGTGAAGACAATCTCGAACCCCCAATGTGAGAAGAGAAAGAGATTTTCCCAAATGCAAGAGATTGCTAGAAAGGACGTGGAACGTGCTTTTGGTGTGCTTCAATCCCGTTGGGGTATCGTTCGAAACCCTGCACTGACATGGGATGAAGGGAAGctttgggaggtgatgactgcttgtgtgatcgtGCACAACATGATCGTCAAGGACGAGCGTGATGACAGGATCTTCGACCAAGGATTTGATTTTCAAGGTGGAAATGTTGAGCCCTTGCGCGAAGAACCGGCCACGTTTGAACAGTTTGTCCAATTTTATCGTGAACTGCGTgattggcacactcattttggaTTTTCAAAATGA